The Solea senegalensis isolate Sse05_10M linkage group LG18, IFAPA_SoseM_1, whole genome shotgun sequence DNA segment AAGAGCGCCCACATCAGCAGTGAAGGTAGAACTCATCAGGCAATGCAAAACCAGTATTTCCACTCTCCATTGTTGTTGTAAGATGACTAATAGTGATACGTTAGTGATGCAGTGACATTTTACTGGTGTAGCTGATGTCATTACTCTGGGTTCAGTCCAAGTCTGACTCTACAAACTTAAGCAACACGAAGGAACACTTTGCATTACAATATACTTAACACATTTCAACTTAGTAATATGCTAACTATCAATTTTGATCCACCAAAGATTGCATGTGAAGATAAAGCCTACAGTAATAATCATTATCAAGCTATGACTTGAAAATAGCATGATATTACCACATTATTACCTAATTATAAGCGTTACACTACAACTAAACCAAAAATAAGTACATTACTTACTGCCTCATGTGAGCTtgttatgtcttttatttattctgtctttatttattattctgtgcaGCACTTCAGTCCgatgtggttgttttaaagtgcttcataaataaagtttggaTTGGATTACTTCGATGTACATAATTTATTTCCGCCACAAACACCTGAGTCGGCTCCATTCACTGATGAAAATGCACCTAAAAGCTAGTGAGAGGACAATTGAACCTtttgacatttaaagctgcatctaaatgtcaataaaaaaaaataatgcggTTGACAGTTTTGATTACTGTCCACAACAAGCATATTTCGGAATACCTGGTTTGTGATGGATGTTAGCTTTCGATCCACATTTGGATGTCACGGTGCTCAGGTCGATCTTTTTGTGCACAATTTGAACCTGCGGAGGGAACGAGACAAAGAAACCAAAGATGTGGTTAAATATGGTTTTCATTGGGTACAATCACAGTGCAGCCACTTGACATGCAAATACATAGAAGCTGGTCAGTTAGGACGTGGAATAAAACTGTGTTCAAAGAGGGGGGAAACAGAGATTGACAGAGCAAGTGTACTGTGTTTATACAAGGTCAAAGTGGATTAGGTACATTTACTGCCACTTtaatcacacacaaatgttatgttgaACATGCACTGCTCACGACTGGCTGTAGATAAAAAGTCTGACATGATCTCGCCTCAGTCTCTCCTGTCACAGCCGTTTGTCTCGTAACACAAAAGCTGCTCAGTCGCCTCACAGCTGAGGTCATCTCACAACAACAGGCACAGTTTGTTGGTAGAGGCAAAGGATAGAGACTCTTTGTTGCTCTGTGGAGACTCCCTCTTACATTTCAATGGGACAATTAATTAGTTCACATTTGGATcagtgtgaataaaaaaaaacaaaaaaaacatccacataCAGGATTCATGCGTGTTGGTTTTTAGGGGCCTTGTACGGAGCCCCTAAAGAGACATGGGGAAAAAAGTTTCTTGTGCCccatgtccctttaggggctccgtagCCTTGTCTGGGTGGTTACGGGTTTTTTGGACAACAGATTACAGTCAGACCAAACAAGCACGGATTCAACAGTGTCATCAAGCTTACATACAGTAGACCATGAGCATGACATAATGCCGTGACCGTAAACAGACAATCGTCAAAGTCTAAAAGGAAAACAACTACCGGTGCAGTAACAGTAGTTCTCTTGTTATGAAATGCTCATGCCTGTTTATAAGTTGAACGATAAAGCTGTTAATGGGGCGTGTTACCAGGTGTGAGAGTCAGAGGGATACTGGGTTGGACACACGGGAGGTTTCGTGCACTCTGACATCCTGCTCCTTTAAGAGGAGGCATTCAGTAGAAGCAAGGGTCAAGGTGTTTATTTGGCAGCAGCTGCATACCTGCAGCTTGCCACGGGCTGTTCCCTTGGTTATCTACTCACATTGCCACCACCGGgtacatgttttatattatcTTTGGAGCCACACCGGGACTGCACATTGCTTAAGTCCAGCTTCTTATCAAGAATGTGTACCTGGAAAGTcaatatgtggaaaaaaagactgTTATCCTGGAGAAAGCAAACGGCAGCTGTGCTGCTAATGAGGACCATTTCTGAAGAGCTCGTTTTTAGAGGGACACGTTTGAGCTTACTATGGAcgataatgaggacaggtgaaagacaTGTTCTCATTCATCTTAAAGAGGCGCTGGAGTGATTGAGAAGACGCCCTGAGTTACTAACATTTCCACCTCTGCGTACATGATTGAAACTGACTGTTTTGATCAAGAAGAGCAGAAgacaacttcctgtttcaccCGCGAGGGTTGATTGTCACTGCAGAGCAGAGATACTCAAGGCTGCTGTCGAGTTCATCCCTTAAGTTACTTACATTGCCGCCACCGGGTACATGTGTCATATTGTCTTTGGAGCCACACTTAGACTGGACATTACTATAATCCACCTTCTGTTCAAGGATTTTAACCTGGAAAAGCACAGATTTGAGGGGAGGAGACTGTGAGCCCTTGAGTAAGAATGAGACCATCAAACTGTGACATATTGTACAGAAAAGTCATCCTTGTGCTAATGAGAGAGGATGCTTCTACTGCAAGAAACAAATCTGTGTTGTATTATCTGTTTGTGGCAAATATCAGTGTCCACATTTCTCACCTTGCCACCACCGGGCTTGTGCTTTAAGTTGTCTTTAGAGCCACAGCGAGCTTGGACGTTGGTCAAGTCCAGCTTCTTCTCCAGGATTTGGACCTGCAGGGTGCGAAAGGAGACAAAGGGGTTCTTCAGAAATGACGGAGAGAAgtgcgggaggaggaggaggaggagaagaagaaggtgaagaTGATGGGATGTCAGCCCCAAACAGTTGGAAATGAGGTGTTACGGGGATGATGACTGCACACATTTGACTCGTTGCATTAAAGCTGTCATCCATTGTTGTAGGCGTTTTATATTCAGCCACTACAGAACTGACAACACGGTCCGCTAGACTCAATAAATAGAAATACATGTTTTCATGGAAAACATGTGACATAATGTCAGTTTCCACACAtgataaatcataaatcatacaATTTCAACAGATATTACAGATGCCAGCTTGAATGCATTTAAGCAGTTGACATTCAAAGTCAAGAACTAAAACAGTCTATTAAAGTAATCCAATGACCAGTCTGTGAGTGTCTCTCCTCTGAGAGGTGACCACTTCATATTGTTCACTTTATCGCCAAAGGTTGGTTCTGAGGTATCATAACTGCAGAGATACTCCAGAGGCGGGCGTTGAGTTCATCCCTCAGTTACTCACATTGCCGCCACCGGGTACATGTTTGATCTTGTCTTTGGAGCCACACTTAGACTGGACATTACTATAGTCCACCTTCTGATCAAGGACTTGTACCTGGAAGAATGAAAATGTCAGCTTTTAGAGAGTTTTGGGAGTAGATGGAGACGGTTATTTCACACACGAGCCGTGAAGCTTGAAAACAAACTGCCAGGTTCAAAAGACTGTCAACACGTGCTGCAGAGGTTTGTGTAAACGCATGCAGCCTGAGCAGCGAGACCACCCCTGCGCTTTTGTCTTGAAAATGGTTTTTGAAGCTGTTTATACCAAGTGTGTTTTAAGTTCTCTCTCATTTCATCCAGAACTGACAAGGACAAACAGCAGGATGGAGTACAGGAGGATGATTGCTGCAATCAGAGAGGGAACAAAACCATTTGTCATCAGCACAGTGAGCAGCGTGTATGGATTAGGGTTTCTTCTCTCATCTGCCTTCAAAATGTCAGGAGGATAAATGAAACGTTCTCTGACAATGGCAGTTACACACCTCACACGTGTCCACCacagaacaaacacatgcatatttgcacacacaaggTTTTAGTGCAACAAGCATTTCTCACAACAGGTCTGGTCTTAGTGGCTGGTTCAAAAATGTCAAGTGTATCAAACCCTAACGCGTTTAGTGAGATCTGGGTAAAAGAAGactaaatcagtcaagattatGTTCAGATTATGCTGATTTGGTGGATTTATGTGCTTATAATTGCTTCTAAGAGAGGGAAATGTTAAAACCCTGTGGTGCAGGACTGTACACAAAGTGAGATTGGGTGTTTGGAATGAGCGGCGACACGCAGTCTTGGTTCTGCAATGGAAAAACTGTGGCAGCTGAGAAATGTTCAAATCATACCTAAAAGGTTAGTTTCACTCTCACAGCGGCTTCTTCTCATGCAACAGTTTGCTGGAATGGATGAAAACTCTATCTCCATCTCATGTAGCATGAGGCGTAGTCAGGTTACCTTTCCACCTCCAGGCTGGTGCTTGATGTTGTCTGTGGAGCCGATCTTGGACCTGACGTTCTTCAGGTCCGGCATTGGCGCTGCGGCGGCCAGAGGAGCCGGGGGGCGGCTCTTGAGCGAACCTGGTGATTTGGGGGTAGAACGCACCACCGCCACCTTTTTCACTTTGTTGGCCTCGGCCGCTGACTTTGCAGCAGCTGCTTGGCTCGCGGGGGATTTGGGAGTTCCAGGGCTGCTCTGTCCACTCATCACATCTTAAGCAATCATAGAAGCAACAGGTcagactttttttaaacaaagatggTCATGCacgaaagaaaatgaatgaaaataataattagaaaatagaaataaactAAGTGCCTTCTTGACTAAAAGCTGACCAAGTGGACCAGGCTGTGTTAGTGTGGCCATGCGACCCTAAATCtgaactccttttttttttacctttttcattttttggagTGGGAGTTTTCTTGGCACTAGCTGTATCACGAGAAATATGACACATCAtgagtaaatgtttaaataatacTCCTAATAAAGTAACAGAAATATTCACTTCCATACCTGGTTGAGCTGCAGTTCTTGCAGTAACTTTGGTTACGGGGTTTGGAGATTTTGCAGCACCCACACCCTGGAAAATAAGAACACAGTGTACAAATCATGCTTGTAGGACTTATTCTTATTTTTGCTGAAGGTTTGAGTGCATTCAGGCTTCTTAACACCTTcttaagttgttatttttccatGAACCCCTCAAATAAAACTTGATCGCTTAAGTGTCAAACAAACTGATCATCACTTAATCCaccttttgtaaaaaaataaaataaaactaaactctGTGCATCATTCAGACCTGTACTTACTCCTGGGCTGCTGGATTTAATGGGGATGGAGCTGTGGCCGTTTCGGGGAGAGGCGGGTGATTTGTTGCCCTTGGTGAAAATGGTTGGTCTTTTAAGGTGAGATGTTGGTGAGGTGGCAGTTTGGGTCTTTTTcatgaaagaaggaaaaatgaaatggaaaaacaggaatTCTACTGACAatgaacaataaacaaacaataaatgaatggcAATGGAATGGTCTGATGGATGAAATGTTAAAGGATCCCTCTGGTGGCTCCAATTATGAAGCCAATCCCACTTATTGTGGCCTTATTTAAACTGGCTACAGCCTGGACAAGTCACCAGTCTATCACAatatacagagacaaaaaatatGCACACTTACAGCCAATAACCATATGTTTTGACCCACCTACTTTTGTGGACTTTTAAACCTATGAAAATCTGACACTTTATGCAATTCATACGCATAAGACCAAAGTTTTATTGAATAATTATGATCCTTTACATGTATAGTAATGAAAGTAAATCACACACAACCTAAAAAAGGCTCTTGGTTACATACCTTGTCCGTGGAGCCATTATCCACCTTTGCTTGAGCTACAGAACAAAAAGGAACTCGGAGTTAATTTCACTTTtgctttcaggtgtgtgtgtgtgtgtgtgtgtgttgacattcacaaaaataaaaatccaattaAGTGAAACTGGTGATGTTGGGGTATCCAGCATGCAGCGTGACACATGATGCACACACAGTTCCTgtggaactaaaaaaaaatgagacttTTTGGGGGGGGCTGAACCaggagatggagagatgaaACAAAAAGCTAAAGTGGGGAGGGAGGACAACAGGCGTCTCCTCAGGTCAAAGTTACCGTCCatatagaaaatattcagaggGAGAAGTGCTGCATAACATTCAGCAGAAGCTGCGTTGTAAATCAAACAAGTGGAAGGAGGAAACTAAAGAGGACTTGTTCTGAACTGGTGTGTACGACAGCAAACACAGACCTTTGAAAATAGCGACCGGCACCAGAGACTTTCGGGCTGGAGAGCTTTGGGGGGGAGTTCTCTGCAGCTCGGTGGTAACTGTGGTCTGAGCCACACTGCCTCTCGTCTCTGAGTCATTAGAAATGTCAGGCCTTGAATAGCCGTCCCTGTGTAACAATGAGTCACTGCTGCCGCTTTCGGCCTCCATGTCAGATGGCATTTTGGTTAAAAGGCTGTCTTCCTCAGACATGTCCCTGCTGCTCTTTGTTGGATGAAGATCCTCTGAAGGAGAATCAAACCAAGATTGAGGTGGACTTTGAGTAGCGTGTTGTGTTTCTGGGGTGACGTTACTGTCGGACTCTATAGCTGCGTCATCAGCAGTCAGCCCATCGTTTATTTGCTCAGAGACGAGCTCCTCTCCTTGACTGCTCTTGTTGCCGATGGACGTAAGGTCTTCCAAAGCTGTGCTCCTGACTAAAGCCGTCCCAGAGAGATTGCTCATCTCATTCAGGCACTCTGAGGCATCTAGGCTGATTGCTCTCTGAGCGTCCACTGCTCCACTCCACTCTGGACTCCCCCCACTGGCCTGCACATCTCCCGTAATCTCTGACCTGCAGCCGAGGTCTTCAGAGGCCCACAGAGAGTCACTCAGCCTCTTCCCACACTCTCCCCCTGCCGTGTTTCCTGGGTCCTGGGAGCAGGAAGCTCCCATGAAGTCAACATCCTCTCTGGCAgctccatcagcagcagcaggctttGAGCCGTCGCCCTCAAACACTCCAGTACCAGGCTGTGCTAATTTGTTTGAAAAGCAGATTAATCATGACATTCACAGCACTCGTTTGCCGTCTCCCccattgaaagaaagaaagaaagaaaaagtgatatCCTCTTGTGTTTCACGGAGCGTGATGTGCAAGACGACTCATGAACTGAGAGGTGATTGATGGTGGttggatttatttaaaagaaaaatgtgttcacaAGAAAATCAAATGACATGGAAATGGAGACTGATGCATCACACTGGGGCAACAGATGGCAGATGATTCATTCCAGTGAACATAAGCAACAACAGACACATAATGTGTGCATTTTCGTGGTAAACATTATGTTTAAAATGAGTGATGGAACCGTGCAAAAATAATACAGACTCTTTTCTAAATCAATGGTCTTTGTTCTAACtgttaatctgtgtgtgtttttgtttgttttagtttgccCCCAAAAGCACTTTGTAATTGTTAAATACCGTGATTAATCTCTGAGTGGTCACAATTGTATGAAAACTTCATTTAACGactatttttttgttcattaatgcATCCCTTGAATTAAAATTTGAttgaaaaaatattacatttaaactcTAAAAGGGTAAGTAGGTCAATCCAGACTCATTCATACCTTACCTGTCCTTACCCATACTATAGAACAAAAGTAGCAGCAGAGAATAGCTCCTTTCCATCactgttgcttctttttttttaatcatctatGTCCTGcagtaaataaatgtgaaacaGGCTGAGTGCGATCGATACGACATAAAACAGCCTACCTGtggacgctgctgctgctgctcctcctgctgctgatgagacacatgaggagacatgagagCATGATCAGTAATGAGTTTCTGTCGTTCATCATCGATGaatgcactcactcactgccaAGAAATCAATACCAGGCCCACATACGCCGTGCCCTAAGCTAATGCAAAAAAACCAacgcaagaaaaaaaaaaaatcatttgaaaacattagAAGAAATATGCGAAAGGAAAAGAGCGACTGACTTCTGACGTCTGTTTCTAACATTATTCTGACTAGATCACAGCAGGCTTAAATCTGCCCGTGGTTTGGACATGGCTTTCACTCTGTAACCAtcttacttgttttgttttttttgtagtagtAGTAACCATCGAAGCAAGTATGAGACAAAAGccaaagaggaaataaaatgtagctgaaagaaaaagataGTAAgcttcatttcacacacaagacaaacacaagagCAGCCAGGTTAAAGGTAGAtctgcattcattcactcatcttctactgctttattctccacatgaaggtcacgggGGTCACCAAgcccagctgacacaggacgAAAGGCAGGGCCACATAGGAATaaaaccattcattctcacacctacggtcaatttacagtgtccagtTTGCATCATCCCAAAATccgcatgtttctggactgtgggaggaaacccacgcacacacggggagaatgcagatctgcattttttttgcaaaatgtctattttctaaccattctggggaaaaaaataatactataAGCGCtctgaaatgaaaaattaaaggCACAAGCAGCTGGAGAGGAAAGCGCGCTACAAAGACAGGAGGCATACCGGGGTGCCCCTCGTCTTCATGTGAGACACCAGACACTGCGTCAACACTGTCGTCCACCTCTGCACACGCAGCTGTGGAATAAAATGGACGTATGTCACTCAGTTTGTGTATTTTACATCCTCATTTACATCCTCGTTAGCTGCCAGCACAGCAGTTGCTACTCTTCTGAAGGATCCAGttcatcaaaataaatcataataaacgACTATagtttaaacaattaaaaaacttGTGTGGTTAGTGGTGGGGTTTAATGATAGGGAGTATTTGCAATGTTGCATTTGTTATAAATCATCATCTGACTGAGTGAGCTGCACATCGACGCCGCTGGAAACCTAATGTTTAgaacctgcttaagtctattgtgagggtttgtgtgtgtgttttttgcaatgcttttattttgtagtccTCCTGTTTTCCCGCTGCTGGTTCGTGGACTTCCTGGCAGGTGCTGTGATTGTTGCTCACTCATTGGAATCACCTGTGGCAGTGTTGACTCACTGTTAAACTCCAGTCttctgctctcactctctctctctctcgtcgcCAGATTGTTTGTTATCCATATTAGAAGTTTTTCGTTGAGAGTGTGTCTCCCTTT contains these protein-coding regions:
- the mapta gene encoding microtubule-associated protein tau isoform X12, whose product is MKRGPPTSGCINNYFLQTQCLFTFSGDGPEFVLTGRPSVHEPDLRLAMDYVNNASNSCSSGDAVSASLANMNLKDQHNQENGVQMGHMKENGAVLGENGVKSVCEVSQPESCDDVVQTAAGGAAAAASTAQAKVDNGSTDKTQTATSPTSHLKRPTIFTKGNKSPASPRNGHSSIPIKSSSPGGVGAAKSPNPVTKVTARTAAQPASAKKTPTPKNEKDVMSGQSSPGTPKSPASQAAAAKSAAEANKVKKVAVVRSTPKSPGSLKSRPPAPLAAAAPMPDLKNVRSKIGSTDNIKHQPGGGKVQVLDQKVDYSNVQSKCGSKDKIKHVPGGGNVQILEKKLDLTNVQARCGSKDNLKHKPGGGKVHILDKKLDLSNVQSRCGSKDNIKHVPGGGNVQIVHKKIDLSTVTSKCGSKANIHHKPGGGNIEIKNEKVDFKVQSKIRSLDNIGHVPGGGQRKIESHKLSFRETAKARTDHGAEIVSLEDSPHQLSTVSSSGSINMADSPQLSTLADQVSASLAKQGL
- the mapta gene encoding microtubule-associated protein tau isoform X6, which codes for MGASCSQDPGNTAGGECGKRLSDSLWASEDLGCRSEITGDVQASGGSPEWSGAVDAQRAISLDASECLNEMSNLSGTALVRSTALEDLTSIGNKSSQGEELVSEQINDGLTADDAAIESDSNVTPETQHATQSPPQSWFDSPSEDLHPTKSSRDMSEEDSLLTKMPSDMEAESGSSDSLLHRDGYSRPDISNDSETRGSVAQTTVTTELQRTPPQSSPARKSLVPVAIFKAQAKVDNGSTDKGVGAAKSPNPVTKVTARTAAQPASAKKTPTPKNEKDVMSGQSSPGTPKSPASQAAAAKSAAEANKVKKVAVVRSTPKSPGSLKSRPPAPLAAAAPMPDLKNVRSKIGSTDNIKHQPGGGKVQVLDQKVDYSNVQSKCGSKDKIKHVPGGGNVQILEKKLDLTNVQARCGSKDNLKHKPGGGKVHILDKKLDLSNVQSRCGSKDNIKHVPGGGNVQIVHKKIDLSTVTSKCGSKANIHHKPGGGNIEIKNEKVDFKVQSKIRSLDNIGHVPGGGQRKIESHKLSFRETAKARTDHGAEIVSLEDSPHQLSTVSSSGSINMADSPQLSTLADQVSASLAKQGL
- the mapta gene encoding microtubule-associated protein tau isoform X2, with the protein product MGASCSQDPGNTAGGECGKRLSDSLWASEDLGCRSEITGDVQASGGSPEWSGAVDAQRAISLDASECLNEMSNLSGTALVRSTALEDLTSIGNKSSQGEELVSEQINDGLTADDAAIESDSNVTPETQHATQSPPQSWFDSPSEDLHPTKSSRDMSEEDSLLTKMPSDMEAESGSSDSLLHRDGYSRPDISNDSETRGSVAQTTVTTELQRTPPQSSPARKSLVPVAIFKAQAKVDNGSTDKTQTATSPTSHLKRPTIFTKGNKSPASPRNGHSSIPIKSSSPGGVGAAKSPNPVTKVTARTAAQPDVMSGQSSPGTPKSPASQAAAAKSAAEANKVKKVAVVRSTPKSPGSLKSRPPAPLAAAAPMPDLKNVRSKIGSTDNIKHQPGGGKVQVLDQKVDYSNVQSKCGSKDKIKHVPGGGNVQILEKKLDLTNVQARCGSKDNLKHKPGGGKVHILDKKLDLSNVQSRCGSKDNIKHVPGGGNVQIVHKKIDLSTVTSKCGSKANIHHKPGGGNIEIKNEKVDFKVQSKIRSLDNIGHVPGGGQRKIESHKLSFRETAKARTDHGAEIVSLEDSPHQLSTVSSSGSINMADSPQLSTLADQVSASLAKQGL
- the mapta gene encoding microtubule-associated protein tau isoform X5, which encodes MGASCSQDPGNTAGGECGKRLSDSLWASEDLGCRSEITGDVQASGGSPEWSGAVDAQRAISLDASECLNEMSNLSGTALVRSTALEDLTSIGNKSSQGEELVSEQINDGLTADDAAIESDSNVTPETQHATQSPPQSWFDSPSEDLHPTKSSRDMSEEDSLLTKMPSDMEAESGSSDSLLHRDGYSRPDISNDSETRGSVAQTTVTTELQRTPPQSSPARKSLVPVAIFKAQAKVDNGSTDKTQTATSPTSHLKRPTIFTKGNKSPASPRNGHSSIPIKSSSPGGVGAAKSPNPVTKVTARTAAQPASAKKTPTPKNEKDVMSGQSSPGTPKSPASQAAAAKSAAEANKVKKVAVVRSTPKSPGSLKSRPPAPLAAAAPMPDLKNVRSKIGSTDNIKHQPGGGKVQVLDQKVDYSNVQSKCGSKDKIKHVPGGGNVQILEKKLDLTNVQARCGSKDNLKHKPGGGKVQIVHKKIDLSTVTSKCGSKANIHHKPGGGNIEIKNEKVDFKVQSKIRSLDNIGHVPGGGQRKIESHKLSFRETAKARTDHGAEIVSLEDSPHQLSTVSSSGSINMADSPQLSTLADQVSASLAKQGL
- the mapta gene encoding microtubule-associated protein tau isoform X3; amino-acid sequence: MGASCSQDPGNTAGGECGKRLSDSLWASEDLGCRSEITGDVQASGGSPEWSGAVDAQRAISLDASECLNEMSNLSGTALVRSTALEDLTSIGNKSSQGEELVSEQINDGLTADDAAIESDSNVTPETQHATQSPPQSWFDSPSEDLHPTKSSRDMSEEDSLLTKMPSDMEAESGSSDSLLHRDGYSRPDISNDSETRGSVAQTTVTTELQRTPPQSSPARKSLVPVAIFKAQAKVDNGSTDKTQTATSPTSHLKRPTIFTKGNKSPASPRNGHSSIPIKSSSPGGVGAAKSPNPVTKVTARTAAQPASAKKTPTPKNEKDVMSGQSSPGTPKSPASQAAAAKSAAEANKVKKVAVVRSTPKSPGSLKSRPPAPLAAAAPMPDLKNVRSKIGSTDNIKHQPGGGKVQVLDQKVDYSNVQSKCGSKDKIKHVPGGGNVQILEKKLDLTNVQARCGSKDNLKHKPGGGKVHILDKKLDLSNVQSRCGSKDNIKHVPGGGNVQIVHKKIDLSTVTSKCGSKANIHHKPGGGNIEIKNEKVDFKVQSKIRSLDNIGHVPGGGQRKREKGKEREGSSSDSPSLPSPAVTPPQSPQTAPSASNTPILTNPLIKIEDSY
- the mapta gene encoding microtubule-associated protein tau isoform X11, which translates into the protein MKRGPPTSGCINNYFLQTQCLFTFSGDGPEFVLTGRPSVHEPDLRLAMDYVNNASNSCSSGDAVSASLANMNLKDQHNQENGVQMGHMKVRSLAFPSLQPSLVRPFSPFPFSISSHSDGKWCTESGPCAELNNSDTQSACAEVDDSVDAVSGVSHEDEGHPAAGGAAAAASTAQAKVDNGSTDKGVGAAKSPNPVTKVTARTAAQPASAKKTPTPKNEKDVMSGQSSPGTPKSPASQAAAAKSAAEANKVKKVAVVRSTPKSPGSLKSRPPAPLAAAAPMPDLKNVRSKIGSTDNIKHQPGGGKVQVLDQKVDYSNVQSKCGSKDKIKHVPGGGNVQILEKKLDLTNVQARCGSKDNLKHKPGGGKVHILDKKLDLSNVQSRCGSKDNIKHVPGGGNVQIVHKKIDLSTVTSKCGSKANIHHKPGGGNIEIKNEKVDFKVQSKIRSLDNIGHVPGGGQRKIESHKLSFRETAKARTDHGAEIVSLEDSPHQLSTVSSSGSINMADSPQLSTLADQVSASLAKQGL
- the mapta gene encoding microtubule-associated protein tau isoform X4, with product MGASCSQDPGNTAGGECGKRLSDSLWASEDLGCRSEITGDVQASGGSPEWSGAVDAQRAISLDASECLNEMSNLSGTALVRSTALEDLTSIGNKSSQGEELVSEQINDGLTADDAAIESDSNVTPETQHATQSPPQSWFDSPSEDLHPTKSSRDMSEEDSLLTKMPSDMEAESGSSDSLLHRDGYSRPDISNDSETRGSVAQTTVTTELQRTPPQSSPARKSLVPVAIFKAQAKVDNGSTDKTQTATSPTSHLKRPTIFTKGNKSPASPRNGHSSIPIKSSSPGGVGAAKSPNPVTKVTARTAAQPASAKKTPTPKNEKDVMSGQSSPGTPKSPASQAAAAKSAAEANKVKKVAVVRSTPKSPGSLKSRPPAPLAAAAPMPDLKNVRSKIGSTDNIKHQPGGGKVQILEKKLDLTNVQARCGSKDNLKHKPGGGKVHILDKKLDLSNVQSRCGSKDNIKHVPGGGNVQIVHKKIDLSTVTSKCGSKANIHHKPGGGNIEIKNEKVDFKVQSKIRSLDNIGHVPGGGQRKIESHKLSFRETAKARTDHGAEIVSLEDSPHQLSTVSSSGSINMADSPQLSTLADQVSASLAKQGL
- the mapta gene encoding microtubule-associated protein tau isoform X1, whose product is MGASCSQDPGNTAGGECGKRLSDSLWASEDLGCRSEITGDVQASGGSPEWSGAVDAQRAISLDASECLNEMSNLSGTALVRSTALEDLTSIGNKSSQGEELVSEQINDGLTADDAAIESDSNVTPETQHATQSPPQSWFDSPSEDLHPTKSSRDMSEEDSLLTKMPSDMEAESGSSDSLLHRDGYSRPDISNDSETRGSVAQTTVTTELQRTPPQSSPARKSLVPVAIFKAQAKVDNGSTDKTQTATSPTSHLKRPTIFTKGNKSPASPRNGHSSIPIKSSSPGGVGAAKSPNPVTKVTARTAAQPASAKKTPTPKNEKDVMSGQSSPGTPKSPASQAAAAKSAAEANKVKKVAVVRSTPKSPGSLKSRPPAPLAAAAPMPDLKNVRSKIGSTDNIKHQPGGGKVQVLDQKVDYSNVQSKCGSKDKIKHVPGGGNVQILEKKLDLTNVQARCGSKDNLKHKPGGGKVHILDKKLDLSNVQSRCGSKDNIKHVPGGGNVQIVHKKIDLSTVTSKCGSKANIHHKPGGGNIEIKNEKVDFKVQSKIRSLDNIGHVPGGGQRKIESHKLSFRETAKARTDHGAEIVSLEDSPHQLSTVSSSGSINMADSPQLSTLADQVSASLAKQGL
- the mapta gene encoding microtubule-associated protein tau isoform X9; translated protein: MGASCSQDPGNTAGGECGKRLSDSLWASEDLGCRSEITGDVQASGGSPEWSGAVDAQRAISLDASECLNEMSNLSGTALVRSTALEDLTSIGNKSSQGEELVSEQINDGLTADDAAIESDSNVTPETQHATQSPPQSWFDSPSEDLHPTKSSRDMSEEDSLLTKMPSDMEAESGSSDSLLHRDGYSRPDISNDSETRGSVAQTTVTTELQRTPPQSSPARKSLVPVAIFKAQAKVDNGSTDKTQTATSPTSHLKRPTIFTKGNKSPASPRNGHSSIPIKSSSPGGVGAAKSPNPVTKVTARTAAQPASAKKTPTPKNEKDVMSGQSSPGTPKSPASQAAAAKSAAEANKVKKVAVVRSTPKSPGSLKSRPPAPLAAAAPMPDLKNVRSKIGSTDNIKHQPGGGKVQILEKKLDLTNVQARCGSKDNLKHKPGGGKVQIVHKKIDLSTVTSKCGSKANIHHKPGGGNIEIKNEKVDFKVQSKIRSLDNIGHVPGGGQRKIESHKLSFRETAKARTDHGAEIVSLEDSPHQLSTVSSSGSINMADSPQLSTLADQVSASLAKQGL
- the mapta gene encoding microtubule-associated protein tau isoform X15: MKRGPPTSGCINNYFLQTQCLFTFSGDGPEFVLTGRPSVHEPDLRLAMDYVNNASNSCSSGDAVSASLANMNLKDQHNQENGVQMGHMKAAGGAAAAASTAQAKVDNGSTDKTQTATSPTSHLKRPTIFTKGNKSPASPRNGHSSIPIKSSSPGGVGAAKSPNPVTKVTARTAAQPASAKKTPTPKNEKDVMSGQSSPGTPKSPASQAAAAKSAAEANKVKKVAVVRSTPKSPGSLKSRPPAPLAAAAPMPDLKNVRSKIGSTDNIKHQPGGGKVQVLDQKVDYSNVQSKCGSKDKIKHVPGGGNVQILEKKLDLTNVQARCGSKDNLKHKPGGGKVHILDKKLDLSNVQSRCGSKDNIKHVPGGGNVQIVHKKIDLSTVTSKCGSKANIHHKPGGGNIEIKNEKVDFKVQSKIRSLDNIGHVPGGGQRKIESHKLSFRETAKARTDHGAEIVSLEDSPHQLSTVSSSGSINMADSPQLSTLADQVSASLAKQGL